CTTAAGTGCGCTGGTGTCCGCCACCGGCGCCAACGCCGCGGACCCGGTGCCCGGCGCGCGCAAGACCTCGTTCGCGCCGCCGGAAGCAACAGTCAATCTCAACAAGCCGTCGCTCGAAGGCGTGGCGCGCGGCCTGCCGGCCGGCGCCGACAACGTGCTGGTGTTCAGCGCGCCGCCGCGTGAAACCGAAGAAGAGGCCCTGCGCACCTACCAGCCGATCGCCGAGTACCTCTCGCGCATCATCAACAAGCCGATCGTGTACCGCTATTCGAAGGACTGGCTCACCTACCAGACGGAGATGCAGCGCGGCAGCTACGACCTGGTGTTCGATGGCCCGCACTTCAACAGCTGGCGCATCTCGCATCTGCGGCACAACTCGCTGGTGAAGGTCGCCGGCGAACACGCCTTCGTCGTGGTGGTGCGGAAAGACAACGCGCGCGTTACCGAGCTCAGGCAACTCGCCGGGCAGAGAATCTGCAGCATGGACCCGCCCAACCTGGGCACGCTCGCGGTGCTCGAACAGTTCGACAACCCGGCGCGCCAGCCGCTGATCATGAACAGCGTCGGCTGGACCAAGGCCTACGAGGGCGTGGCGTTCGAGAAGAAGTGCGCCGCCGCCATCGTGCCGGTGGCGAACCTGATGAAATTCTCCAACTACGCGAACGTCGTGCGCGCGGTGTACACCACCAAGTCGCTGCCGAACCAGGCGTTCTCGGCCGGTCCGCGCATCACCAGCCAGGACCAGGCGCTGATCGCCGCGGCGCTGCTGTCCAAGGATGGATCGCCCGTCGTCGCCCGGCTGGTATCGGCCTACGGCACCGACAACAAGGGCCTGGCCTATGCCAGCAAGGATGAATACGCCGGGTTCGATGCCTACCTGAAGAACAGCTGGGGCTACGCGCGCTGAGGCGCGCCGGGACATTTCACAACCAACCGTACCACCGCGGCCGTGCCGCGGTGGTACGGTCCTTCATTCAGGCCGGTCAGTATTTCTTCCAGCCGTAAAATCTCGCCTTCCCTGAACTCCTGCCGCAACATGTCGGCGGTATAGAGCATTTCCTTCACCGGTGGGCCACCGGTTTTGTATTCCAGCTGCTTCGGCGTGAACGCCTCCATGATCAGGATGCCACCGGGCTTGAGCGTCCGGAACATTTGCCGGTGCAGGCGTGCGCGGAATTCGGGCGTGAAATGAATGAAGATGGCCACGACGAGGTCGAATTCATGCTCGGGCCATTTCCAGGTCGTGAGATCGGCCAGCTCCGTGCGAATCGCCACCCCACGACTTTTGGCCAGCTCCCGCGCCTTGCGCAGCCCCACCTCCGAGCCGTCCACCGACAGCACCTCCAGTCCCTGCTGCGCCAGCCACACCCCGTTGCGCCCCTCGCCGTCGGCCACGGCGAGCGCCTTCATGCCGGGTTTCAAATACTGTTTCTGGGAAACGAGAAAGGAATTGGGCTCGGTGCCATAGGCGAAGCCGGGCTCGGCGTAACGGGCGTTCCAGAAATCGTGGGTCATGGCATTTACCAACCGTACACGATCAAACGACTAATAAAGCTCGATACAGGCGGAGTCACGATTTGCATGGAATTCCAGCAAATCGGAATGATGTCGTCGCAGGATGTCTTGAATGTAATCTGTGACTGTGTTGCCACATCTTATCCAGATCACTTTCGGCGGGTAGCCGTGAATCAGTCCGCGCTCGTTGAAATCCGAGTCCTGACTGACTATCACGAAACCGTTTTTCCTGGCGTATTGCCAGATTGTTTCGTCGTCGGCGGTTTCCATGCCCAGCAGACGCACGTGCGACGACCCCGGATAGAGATCCTCCAGGGCCGCCACCAGACGGAAGGAAAGTTCTGGTCGAAAAGAAGCTTCAAGCCTGTTTGTAGGTAAGCTGATGTTCGCGGTCAGCCGCGAACATCAAACAGGCCTGGATGTCTTCGGAAGTCAATTCAGGGTAATCGCGCAGGATTTGTTCCTGCGTCATGCCGGAGGCCAGCCAGCCCAGCACGTCATAAACACTGATGCGCATATGACGGATGCAGGGCTTGCCGCCGCGCTTGCCGGGTTCAATCGTGATGATATCGCGGTAATCCATAGTGAAAACCTATGCCTGTTCCACCCGGAAATCAAGCATCCGCGGGCTTCACAGGCTGGTGACCCTGCAGCCGCTGCGCCAGCGCCTTGACCTCCAGCGGCTTGTCCACGCCGCGGAATGTCACCTCGATGCCGCTGCCGCCAGCGCTGGAGAACTCCACGTCCCCCACGCCCACGATCCGCCCCACCAGCGACTGGTTCACGTTGATATTGCGCAGGTCCTGGATACGGATGGATTTCACCTTGCGCGCGATCAACCCCTCGCGGCTCTCGATGGTCTCGTTGTCGATCTTGTAGGCCCAGGAATAACGCCGGTAAATCACCACGGCGATGAGATAAACGAACACCCCCACGATCACCACCTGCACCACCCGCAGGTTCTCGGGCGAGAAATACTGATTGCCCTTGAGGAGGGCCAGAATGAACACAACCGGCATCAGGATCATGACGCCGATCTGCCACCACTGGTTCAGCCACGCCGGACGCGCAATATAGTTCATGGTTTCATTCTCCGGGGTTTTCCCCTGGGGTTGTTGGTGGTCACGGGAAGCGAGGTATTTGTAGTCTTTCATGAAAAATATTGATTAATTAGCCCCCTGCGGAGCCTCTTTGCTTTTCATTTGCAGTACTTTCATTTTTTCATCCAGCTTTTTCTTCATAAGATCAGTTCTTTGATTTGTCGTATCAGCTTGATCAGCATACGGCCGTAGGCAGGATTCAGTGCTCCTGGGGACAGGACTTTTTGCCAAATAACCAATAACAAGCTCCAGGAAGAATTTTCCCATAGTATCGGCAGGGTCGGTTTTGCCTCGCACGCACACATACGATAGTGGCGAAATTGCCACGTGTATGTTTTTTTCAGATGAGGATGTTCTGCTCAGATGAAACTTCCAGGACGTGCGGATTTCACCCGACTCCACAGCCGATGATCGCGAAACAATGTCGGTCCGAATTACATTTTCATTCGCTGTTTGAAAAAATTCGACCAAGGGAAAGTATTTCCATTCTATTTGCTTGTCGGCCTTACCCGCATAGGCCTCCAGTTGTTCACGATTCTCAGGTGCAATCCCGTTTTCGACGTAATACCCCTCAAACAGGGCCATAAGCTTAATAGCCGGCATTACAACGCCATCCAAAAATTCCTGATGAGTCAAATATACGGGTGTTAACGTGCGTTGCGCATCTGAAGTTGCGCATCCGGTAAATAGCGCTGTTGCAACAATAAGCGCCTTTACATATCTATTTGATGGCACCTTCATGAGTGGCGCATCATAATTCTTGATTTTAGAAATAGCATGTTTGTGCTATCCGCCCCCCTGAGTCAAGTTAAGCCCCGAATGGTTTTGCTAACCTCCCCGTAGCGCGCGCCGAGTACCGCAGCCCCACCGGGAGTAGTTAAGCGAGACCGTGTTCGAGCCCGAGGCGCGTTTCCCAGCGCCCGGCGAGTTGGTCGAGCGCCCGGTGGGGCGAGGAACGAAGGAAGCTTTCGCGCGCTCCGGGGTGTGTTTCTTTTGGTTACTTTTCTTTGCACAAGCAAAGAAAAGTAACCTGCCGTGGGTCAGCCACCCACAAGTAGCTTTTGAGTCGCGCGCAAAGCGCGCGAACCATTCAAGACCTGGATTCCCGCTTTCGCGGGAATGACGAGAGCTCGTGCGCGGAACGCGCACCCAAACTTAATGCAAAGCTCGCCTCGCGAGCTTCGGCAAATCCCCTTCCAATCCCGAAGCCCTTCGCATGATCAAATTCTTGATCGGCGTCGCCGCATTGGTGAGATCCAGCCCCCAATTCCGCAACTGACTCACCACCGGCAGCTCATTGCCAAATAAATATTTAAATCCACCGGTTATGGAAACCATGGCCAAGTTGTCGCCCTTGCGCCAGCGCTCGTAGCGCCGCAGCACGGCATGGGCGCCGATGTCTTTTTGTTTCGCGGCCGCGTCCAGCAGCACCTCGGCCAGCGTGGCGGCGTCGAGAAATCCCAGGTTCACGCCCTGTCCGGCGAGCGGATGCACCGTATGCGCGGCATCGCCGACCAGGGCCAGGTGCGGCGCGGTGTAGGCTCTGGCGTGCGATAAGGCGAGCGGGAATCCCGCGCGCGGTCCGAGCGTCTGGATTTTCCCCAGGGAATCGCCGAAAACCTGCTGCAATTCGGCGATAAAGGCCGCGTCATCGAGCGCCAGCAATTGATCGGCATGGGCGGTGTCAGCCGACCACACGATGGAACAGGTATGTGGCTCATCGAGCGGCAGGAAGGCGAGCGGGCCGGTGGTCAGGAACACCTGACGCGCCGTTGCCTCATGCGGCTTTTCGGTCGTGGTCGTGGCCACGATGCCCTTCTGGTGCAGATTAAGCGCCTGGGTTTCGATGCCGGCCGCGCGTCGCACCCCGGAATCGGCCCCGTCGGCGCCGACCAGCAGTTTCGCCTGCAGGCTGCGGCCATCTTTCAGCGTCACCACCGCACCGTTGTCCGCCAGGGTGATATCGACGATCTCGACCGGGCACAGATGATGGACATTGGTGAACTGGTGCAGGCGCTCGATCAGCGCCGTCTGGATCACGCTGTTCTCGACGATATATGTCAGCGCCGGCTCGCCGATCTCGGCGGCGTTGAAATGAATCGCGCCGCTGCCCGCGCCGCCCGACACCCGCATCTCCCGCACCGGCGAAACGCGCCGCCGGGCCATGCCCTCCCACGCGCCGAGATTTTCGAACAGGGCGCGCGAGGCCAGCGTGAGCGCGCTGACGCGCTGGTCGTAGCCTTTTTCCGGCGGACGCATGGCGGGCGAGCGATCCAGCAGCACGACCTTGAACGCCGAATTTCCCAGCGCGCAGGCGAGCGCCGCGCCGACCATGCCGCCGCCAACGATTACGATGTCATAAGAAGATTTCATTTAAGAATTCGAATAGACAGGATTAAGCAGGGCGAGCCGGAAACAGACGAAGACACTTAACGTGTCTTCGTCCCGGCGAGCGCCCCGCCACGGATGGCGGGGCCGAGTGTATCGAAGCCTCCATGGTTACGCCAAGGACGGCGGGCACGCCCTCCCTGACGTCGCGACACAGACTTCGATAAACCCCGGCCCGCACCTCCCTGTGCGGGCGCTCAGCGGCGCCGATGTACGTTAAGTACATCGGCGACTGCTCCGCTTCGCCCTGTAAATCCTGTGAAATTCAAAGCGGCAGGCCGCGCGCGAGGCGCGGGAGCCGTCCGGACAATCCGCTGGTGACGCGCACGAAACCGCGCTTCACGCCGGGCATCAGGTCCACCGCCAGCAGCCCGGCGTTGCGCAGGAACGTGAGCGGGAAGGCGTTGTTGGAAAAAACCCGGATCAGGCCGTTGGTGAAACCGGCCGTGACCTGGTTGTCGCGCTGGCGCCAGCTGGCATAACGGCGCAGCACCGCGAGGCTGCCGATGTCCTCGCCGGCGCGCACGGCGTCCGCGAGGATTTCCGCGATGGATGCCACGTCGCGCAGGCCGAGATTGAAGCCCTGCCCGGCCACCGGATGCACCGTGTGCGCGGCGTTGCCGATGAGCGCCAGGCGTTCGCGCACCTGTTCTTTCACCCGCGTGAGCGCGAGCGGGTAGGCGGCGCGCTTGCCGGGGCGCGTGAAGGTTCCGAGCCGGTCGCCGAAACGATCCTGCAAGCGGTTCAAAAATTCCGCATCGCTCCAGCCGAGAATGGTCGGCACCTCGGCCTCTTTCGCGCTCCATACCACCGCGCATTCATTTTTGCGTAGGGGCAGCAGGGCCAGAGGGCCGGTGTCGGTGAAGCGCTCATAGGCGGTGTTGCCGTGGGGTTCACTCGCCGTGACCGTGGTCACGACCGCGCTCTGGCAATATTCGGTGCGCTCCGCCTCGATGCCGAGGGCCGCGCGCACCGCGGAATGCGCGCCGTCGGCGGCGATGACCAGGCGCGCCGTGAGCGTCTTGCTGGTGTTGTCGTGGCGCACCGTTACCGACGCCGCGGCCGGATCGAGCCTGATTTCCTGCATTTCCGCCGGGCACAGCCACTCGATGTTTTTCGACGCCTGCATGGTCTTCAGCAGCACGACCCCGAGCGCGCGATTGGCTACGACATAGCCCAATGCCGGCAGCCCGGCCTCGGCGGCGGACAGGCGGGTCACGCCGAAATGGCCGCGGTCGGAAATGTGGATACGTTCGATGGGCGTGGCCTCCGGCGCCACCTCGTTCCAGACACCCATGCCTTCGAATATCTTTTTCGAACCCCAGGCCAGCGCCAGCGTGCGGTCGTCATAGCTCGGCTGGGCGGAGGCCGCGAGCGGCACCGCCTCGATCACGCCGATGCGCAGGGTGCTGGCGCGCAAGGCACAAGCCAGGCTGGCGCCAACCAGCCCGCCGCCGATGATCAAAATATCGAAATCGGTTTTCATATGATTACTTGGCCACAGAGTTCACAGAGGGCACAGAGATAAAAAAAACTATTTCCAATTCTCTGTGTACTCTGTGTTCTCTGTGGCAAAAATAATATTAATGCTTCATCAGCGCTTCGATCTCGGCGATCGTCTTGGGCGCGTCGCGCGACAGCACCTCGTTGCCGTCGCGCGTGACCAGCACGTCGTCCTCGATGCGCACGCCGATGTTGCGGAAACCCTCCGGGATGTCCTGAGCCGCGGCGATGTACAGGCCGGGCTCGACGGTGAGCACCATACCGGGCTCGAGCAGGCGCCAGGTGTCGTCCAGCTTGTAGTCGCCGACGTCGTGCACGTCCATGCCGAGCCAGTGGCCGGTGCGGTGCATATAGAAGCGCTTGTAGTCGCCGTTCTCGATATGCCCGTCCACCGCGCCGTTGAGCAGGCCCAGGTCCCTGAGCCCCTGGGTCAGCACGCGCACCGCGTTCTCGTGCGGGTCGTTCCAGTGCTTGCCGGGTTTGACCTGCTCGATCGCCGCCGATTGCGCGGCCAGCACCAGTTCGTAGATTGCGCGCTGCTCGCCGCTGTAGCGGCCGCTGACGGGGAAGGTGCGCGTGACGTCGGCGGCGTAGCCGTCGATCTCGGCGCCGGCGTCGATCAGCAGCAGGTCGCCGGGCTTCAGTTCGGCGTTGTTTTCGGTGTAATGCAGGATGCAGCCGTTGGCGCCGCCGCCGACGATCGGCGGGTAGGCCGGGAACGGGCTGCCGCCCTTCTTGAACTCGTATAGCAGCTCGGCCTCGATCTCGTATTCCATCATTCCCGGCTTGCACGTCTGCATTGCGCGCCGGTGCGCGTTAGCCGAGATTTTCGCGGCACGCTTCATCAGCCGGATCTCCTCCGGCCCCTTGAACAGGCGCATCTCGTGCAGGATGTGATCGAGCGTGACGAACTCGCCGGGCGCGTGCACGCCGTTGCGGCTCTTGGCGCGCACTTCATTCACCCAGTTCATCAGATGCGCGTCGAAATCCGGATCGCGCCCCATGCTGTAGAACACCTTGTCACGGTTCTCCAGCAGGCCGGGCAGAATTTCATCTATATCGTCGATGGGAAAGGCGTCGTCGGCGCCGTAGATTTCGCGCGCACCCTCGAGGCCGGCGCGCCGCCCTTCCCAGATTTCCTTTTCCGGATTGCGCTCACGGCAGAACAGGATGTACTCACCGTGTTCGCGCCCCGGCACCAGCACCATCACCGCCTCAGGCTCGGGAAAATGGGTGAGGTAATAGAAATCGCTGTCGGCACGGTACGGGTAATGCACATCGCGGTTGCGCACGCGCACCGGCGCCGTCGGCAGGATGGCCACGCCGCCGCCCATGTGGCTCATCAGCGTCTCGCGCCGCTTCTGGAAAATTTTCATGTCCATGGCGGCATTATGCCAAAATCAGGGGCGCTGCGTCGGACGCTGGTGACAAGGCGGCGGGTTGTTATAATCCCCGGCCGGACCGATGTCCCCGGCGGCATATCCGACGGCCGGTCATCCGCCGGGGATCAGACAGGCGGGACCCATGTCCAAACACGGCCGGAACAGATATAAGCTAACCGCCTCTTACCCATGCCTCAGGAGACACAACTAATGGATAAAATTCGCCGCCTCACCAAACCCGTCAGCCATCTGGTCGTCCTCGGTTTGCTGGCACTCAGCCTGCACCTGCCCGCCGCCAACGCCGCCATGGTCGGCACCGAAACGGTGGTCAACGCGGCCCAGGCGCAACAGAACCGCGAGCGCGTCTTGAGCACGCTGAACCGCGCCGACGTGCAGCAGCAACTCGTGGCCCGCGGTGTCGATCCGGCGCAGGTACAGGCGCGTCTCGACAGCCTGACGGACGAGGAAGTCCAGACGCTGGCCGCCAAGATGGATCAGCTGCCGGCCGGCGGTGACGCCCTCGGCTTGCTGGTATTCATCTTCGTCCTGCTGCTGATCACGGACATTCTGGGATTCACCAACGTTTATCCCTTCGTCAAGCATCCGCAGCGCCGCTAGTCGTCGTTGGAGATGGCTCGCGTGAGTCGTACCCAGACCGCCCGGTTTTTCACGGGCGGTTTTTTCATTCTGACGGCTCTGCTTGTATCGGGCTGCGCCTCACTGCACACGGACCGGATACTCGCCACCGCCGGGGCGCTGCCGGAACCGGTCGAATTGACCGCGGTTCCGTTTTTCCCGCAGGAGGAATACCAGTGCGGCCCGGCGGCGCTGGCAACGGTGCTCAACTGGAGCGGCGTCAGCATCACGCCCGCGGAACTCGCACCGCAGATGTACCTGCCCGAGCGCCGCGGCAGCCTGCAACTGGAACTGCTCGGCACCGCGCGCCGCCACGGGCGCGTTCCCTACGTGTTGCAGCCGCAGCTGGAAACGCTGCTGGCCGAGGTATCGTCCGGCAACCCGGTGCTGGTGCTGCAAAACCTGAGCCTGCCGTGGTACCCGAAATGGCATTACGCCGTGGTGGTCGGATTCGACCTGAAGCGTGACCGCGTGATACTGCGCTCCGGGCCGATTGAGCGCCACGAGACGCCGTTCAAGGTCTTCGAGCGTACTTGGCGCCGCTCGAATTACTGGGCGCTGGTGGTGCTGTCGCCCGACCGCCTGCCGTTCACCGCCGAGGAGATTCCCTACGTGCAGGCGGTCGCGCCGCTCGAGCGCCTGTCACGCTGGCCGGAAACGGCGACGGCCTATGCCACGGCGCTCACGCGCTGGCCGAAGAGCCTCGCGGCGCGCATGGGTCTCGGCAACAGCCGCTACGCGCTGGGCGACCTGCGCGGCGCGGAGGAAGCCTTCCGGCGGGCGACGCAGGATCATCCCGATGCCGGCGCGACGTTCAACAATCTGGCGCAGACGCTTGCAGATCAGGGCCGCCTGCCGGAGGCGCAGGCCGCGGCACAGCGCGCGGTGGAACTCGGCGGACCGCAACACAAAACCTTCCGTGAAACTTTGAAGCAAATAGAGACAAAAATCGAAAACAAAAATTGACAGGATTCACAGGGCGAAGCGGGGTTGTCGCCGATGTACTTAACGTACATCGGCGCCGCTGAGCGCCCGCACAGGGGTGAGTCGCGACAGCGACGAACGCCCGGCCAGGGATGGCCGGGCTGGACTTCGAGCGAAGCATGGAATGCGCAGCGAGAAGTGCGGGCCGGGGTAAAACGAAGCCTCTGTCGCGACGCCAGGGAAGGCGCGCATGCCGTCCTTGGCGTGGCCATGAAGGCTTCGATACACACGGCCCCGCCATCCGTGGCGGGGCGCTCGCCGGGACGAAGACACGTTAAGTGTCTTCGTCTGTTTCCGGCTCGCCCTGCTTAATCCTGTCTATTGTTTTTTAATGCTTCGCCACCGGCGGCTGCAATTCCTCGAACACCAGCTGCACCCCCACCCGCAGGTATTCCACGATCTCCGTCAGCGCCCGCGCCTCCTCTTCACCGGCCCCGGAGGCGTCCAGATCGGCCTCGGAAATGCTCGTGATGTCGCGGATGATCTCGCCGGCGTCGCCGGGCAGGGTCTGCCCCTGCTTCACGCCGCCGGCGTGCAGCCCCAGCAGGTAGCCGCGGCACCAGTCGGACAGGCCCTCGATCTGCCCGGCCAGGCCGTGTTCGTCGTCCGGCAGCAGCAGGGCAAAATCGCACTCCATCCCGTTCAAATGGGCATGGGTCGCGCGGTGCAGTGACGTGAGCACTTGCGCCAGGGGCGGCGGCATCGGCACGTCACGGCCCAGC
The DNA window shown above is from Sulfuricaulis limicola and carries:
- a CDS encoding PA2778 family cysteine peptidase, translating into MSRTQTARFFTGGFFILTALLVSGCASLHTDRILATAGALPEPVELTAVPFFPQEEYQCGPAALATVLNWSGVSITPAELAPQMYLPERRGSLQLELLGTARRHGRVPYVLQPQLETLLAEVSSGNPVLVLQNLSLPWYPKWHYAVVVGFDLKRDRVILRSGPIERHETPFKVFERTWRRSNYWALVVLSPDRLPFTAEEIPYVQAVAPLERLSRWPETATAYATALTRWPKSLAARMGLGNSRYALGDLRGAEEAFRRATQDHPDAGATFNNLAQTLADQGRLPEAQAAAQRAVELGGPQHKTFRETLKQIETKIENKN
- a CDS encoding DUF5615 family PIN-like protein; its protein translation is MRLLGMETADDETIWQYARKNGFVIVSQDSDFNERGLIHGYPPKVIWIRCGNTVTDYIQDILRRHHSDLLEFHANRDSACIELY
- a CDS encoding UPF0149 family protein, whose amino-acid sequence is MENTPDFPAYDDAARLLHEAGVTTSPAEVHGIIAGVLCAPQGARVAWQELVLGRDVPMPPPLAQVLTSLHRATHAHLNGMECDFALLLPDDEHGLAGQIEGLSDWCRGYLLGLHAGGVKQGQTLPGDAGEIIRDITSISEADLDASGAGEEEARALTEIVEYLRVGVQLVFEELQPPVAKH
- the ubiH gene encoding 2-octaprenyl-6-methoxyphenyl hydroxylase, with protein sequence MKTDFDILIIGGGLVGASLACALRASTLRIGVIEAVPLAASAQPSYDDRTLALAWGSKKIFEGMGVWNEVAPEATPIERIHISDRGHFGVTRLSAAEAGLPALGYVVANRALGVVLLKTMQASKNIEWLCPAEMQEIRLDPAAASVTVRHDNTSKTLTARLVIAADGAHSAVRAALGIEAERTEYCQSAVVTTVTASEPHGNTAYERFTDTGPLALLPLRKNECAVVWSAKEAEVPTILGWSDAEFLNRLQDRFGDRLGTFTRPGKRAAYPLALTRVKEQVRERLALIGNAAHTVHPVAGQGFNLGLRDVASIAEILADAVRAGEDIGSLAVLRRYASWRQRDNQVTAGFTNGLIRVFSNNAFPLTFLRNAGLLAVDLMPGVKRGFVRVTSGLSGRLPRLARGLPL
- a CDS encoding PA2779 family protein, with the protein product MDKIRRLTKPVSHLVVLGLLALSLHLPAANAAMVGTETVVNAAQAQQNRERVLSTLNRADVQQQLVARGVDPAQVQARLDSLTDEEVQTLAAKMDQLPAGGDALGLLVFIFVLLLITDILGFTNVYPFVKHPQRR
- a CDS encoding DUF433 domain-containing protein; its protein translation is MDYRDIITIEPGKRGGKPCIRHMRISVYDVLGWLASGMTQEQILRDYPELTSEDIQACLMFAADREHQLTYKQA
- a CDS encoding SAM-dependent methyltransferase, with protein sequence MTHDFWNARYAEPGFAYGTEPNSFLVSQKQYLKPGMKALAVADGEGRNGVWLAQQGLEVLSVDGSEVGLRKARELAKSRGVAIRTELADLTTWKWPEHEFDLVVAIFIHFTPEFRARLHRQMFRTLKPGGILIMEAFTPKQLEYKTGGPPVKEMLYTADMLRQEFREGEILRLEEILTGLNEGPYHRGTAAVVRLVVKCPGAPQRA
- the pepP gene encoding Xaa-Pro aminopeptidase; this encodes MDMKIFQKRRETLMSHMGGGVAILPTAPVRVRNRDVHYPYRADSDFYYLTHFPEPEAVMVLVPGREHGEYILFCRERNPEKEIWEGRRAGLEGAREIYGADDAFPIDDIDEILPGLLENRDKVFYSMGRDPDFDAHLMNWVNEVRAKSRNGVHAPGEFVTLDHILHEMRLFKGPEEIRLMKRAAKISANAHRRAMQTCKPGMMEYEIEAELLYEFKKGGSPFPAYPPIVGGGANGCILHYTENNAELKPGDLLLIDAGAEIDGYAADVTRTFPVSGRYSGEQRAIYELVLAAQSAAIEQVKPGKHWNDPHENAVRVLTQGLRDLGLLNGAVDGHIENGDYKRFYMHRTGHWLGMDVHDVGDYKLDDTWRLLEPGMVLTVEPGLYIAAAQDIPEGFRNIGVRIEDDVLVTRDGNEVLSRDAPKTIAEIEALMKH
- a CDS encoding PH domain-containing protein; this encodes MNYIARPAWLNQWWQIGVMILMPVVFILALLKGNQYFSPENLRVVQVVIVGVFVYLIAVVIYRRYSWAYKIDNETIESREGLIARKVKSIRIQDLRNINVNQSLVGRIVGVGDVEFSSAGGSGIEVTFRGVDKPLEVKALAQRLQGHQPVKPADA
- a CDS encoding phosphate/phosphite/phosphonate ABC transporter substrate-binding protein, with translation MSGFRQTIINAAVAVSLSALVSATGANAADPVPGARKTSFAPPEATVNLNKPSLEGVARGLPAGADNVLVFSAPPRETEEEALRTYQPIAEYLSRIINKPIVYRYSKDWLTYQTEMQRGSYDLVFDGPHFNSWRISHLRHNSLVKVAGEHAFVVVVRKDNARVTELRQLAGQRICSMDPPNLGTLAVLEQFDNPARQPLIMNSVGWTKAYEGVAFEKKCAAAIVPVANLMKFSNYANVVRAVYTTKSLPNQAFSAGPRITSQDQALIAAALLSKDGSPVVARLVSAYGTDNKGLAYASKDEYAGFDAYLKNSWGYAR
- a CDS encoding UbiH/UbiF/VisC/COQ6 family ubiquinone biosynthesis hydroxylase, with the protein product MKSSYDIVIVGGGMVGAALACALGNSAFKVVLLDRSPAMRPPEKGYDQRVSALTLASRALFENLGAWEGMARRRVSPVREMRVSGGAGSGAIHFNAAEIGEPALTYIVENSVIQTALIERLHQFTNVHHLCPVEIVDITLADNGAVVTLKDGRSLQAKLLVGADGADSGVRRAAGIETQALNLHQKGIVATTTTEKPHEATARQVFLTTGPLAFLPLDEPHTCSIVWSADTAHADQLLALDDAAFIAELQQVFGDSLGKIQTLGPRAGFPLALSHARAYTAPHLALVGDAAHTVHPLAGQGVNLGFLDAATLAEVLLDAAAKQKDIGAHAVLRRYERWRKGDNLAMVSITGGFKYLFGNELPVVSQLRNWGLDLTNAATPIKNLIMRRASGLEGDLPKLARRALH